One Hypomesus transpacificus isolate Combined female chromosome 6, fHypTra1, whole genome shotgun sequence DNA segment encodes these proteins:
- the LOC124469226 gene encoding adhesion G protein-coupled receptor F5-like isoform X1, giving the protein MSWWSLAPPILTKGLLLRMALLKNAALVLVLTVTCYVLETRKFTAISRTISQENYTVEVLPHFRGKRAVQTNQWLYIIDIEMNVSDMKTIQDFKSFVNSSSVPILLNNNTAITEIGITTVCLPTASGFQCKCEDQFAWPYQSCITYGACDNIVSGPCGCINSLPLDGTFCQPKSTLLSAVEYTIDVELNVTDLATVEKLKVLFGNMTFLLSLGSQVNVTEVGITTVCLPQLTGYQCRCEDQYRWSCDKCATYGHCSNITTDTCSCINAIPADGQFCQSVLQQNFTTCPPTTLPPMTTTVANTTAFTSQSSTANLTTTPILPVFYYLIEIEVNTTNVAALEQLRSILSSNIFPIIINNLIQITDVNISTVCYPVATGYQCRCEDQYRWSCDKCATYGHCSNITTDTCSCINAIPTDGQFCQSVLHQNFTTCPPTTLPPMSTTVANTTAFTSQSSTAKLTTTPIANTTAFTSQSSTANLTTTPILPVFYYLIEIEVNTTNVAALEQLRSILSSNIFPIIINNLIQITDVNISTVCYPVATGYQCRCEDQYRWSCDKCATYGHCSNITTDTCSCINAIPADGQFCQSVLQQNFTTCPPTTLPPMTTTVANTTAFTSQSSTANLTTTPILPVFYYLIDIEVNTTNVAALEQLRSILSSNIFPIIINNLIQITDVNISTVCYPVATGYQCRCEDQYRWSCDKCATYEHCSNITTDTCSCINAIPADGQFCQSVLQQNFTTCPPTTLPPMTTTDASTTDLTIQQNTTLTPTTQQTTTLTPTTQQNTTLTPTTQQNTTLTPTTQQNTTLTPTTQRNTTLTPTTQQNTTLTPTTQQNTTLTPTTQQNTTLTPTTQQNTTLTPTTQQNTTLTPTTLQTTTLKPTTQQNTTLTPTTQQNTTLTPTTQQNTTLTPTTQQNTTFTPTSQQTPATNSTTLAPTTISTKAITPISPTTPGTTLPPTTPGTNLPPTSGSVGNVWNMQFSLNRKFTDDLNDITSSAYNSLKSGIESKLQQQYGKTPGFVSATLKQFRSGSVIVDFEVVTTNTNLADIKSVESGLIAALAPDFIVQNGSFKITYKSPFPLPYTPKPMYPGPTLTLTCGPPPAFIVTGDLGVTWKVKGKDISGNPKFTRENNILKVENTRTSDTGLYECTLKGSSVDFHQTGNVTVEAPNVRAPTQINSKCEVGGITPLECCVQTPYEVQWIYKSTIVSDGFEEKDSYCVTYDFPMPETCENTETNIFCHVKSPSGYSVKTKLKIFTEDVTCNDAKFGDGGEGDVSEIQCGPKKNGYIIASCEGAVWVVKKNTCVLTVILNLQNNSESLQAEGVLDFVNDLQNAAEENQKDIEDSTATISTLVTILKNVASVSTNVSRPVMEGFLKTVNVLISEGAQGSWGQLNADSSGSTSNTSSILLGSLETITGALQGEPFVFNTSTMILTRTNFSQNSFSSEQSSSVGLHIPQINSSNNFINTIAFSTLNNVLPARNGRNQTVNGTIINGNVLLVKLNGTVRNVSLSFEKLNLNKSLANVQCVFWNFDLEGWDDEGCHLQSDNNETVTCNCNHLTSFSILMSPSNEGFNDEQQNVLDIITYIGVGISMGSLVVCLIIEACVWKSMTRNSTSYMRHVSIVNIAVSLLIADIWFIIGASISANPGEDKYNACSTATFFIHFFYLSLFFWMLISGLLLFYRTIMVFSHMSKSTMLAIGFSVGYGAPLIIAVVTVASTAPNDTYIRNDTEMACWLNWGSSKALLAFVIPALSIVLINFLILIVVLYKMLRRGVGDTAQPDEKNTLVVIARCLAILTPFFGLTWALGVGTLVDYTNFGTHVAFAFFNSLQGFFILVFGTLLDSKIRAAITRLFRGASGSSQGTGTRSTSAGPSSFSALDILRRMRRRNVYNVSEVANTSSSAATESFINI; this is encoded by the exons ATGTCATGGTGGTCGCTGGCACCTCCAATCCTGACAAAAGGGTTATTGTTAAG AATGGCCCTGCTAAAGAATGCAGCTCTGGTCCTGGTTCTTACGGTGACATGCTATGTTTTGGAAACAAGAAAATTCACTGCCATTTCAAGGACCATTTCCCAG GAGAATTACACTGTAGAAGTATTGCCCCATTTTAGGGGGAAAAGAGCAG TCCAAACAAATCAATGGCTCTACATCATCGATATTGAAATGAATGTATCTGACATGAAAACTATACAAGACTTTAAGTCCTTTGTGAACTCCTCAAGTGTCCCCATATTGCTCAACAACAACACGGCGATCACAGAGATCGGCATTACAACAG tgtGCCTGCCCACTGCCTCTGGCTTCCAGTGCAAATGTGAGGACCAGTTTGCTTGGCCATATCAGAGCTGCATCACCTACGGAGCCTGTGACAACATCGTCAGCGGCCCTTGTGGATGCATCAACAGTCTCCCCCTGGATGGAACGTTCTGCCAGCCAAAATCAA CCCTGCTATCAGCAGTCGAGTACACCATAGACGTCGAGCTAAACGTCACTGACTTGGCTACAGTTGAAAAACTAAAGGTTTTATTTGGCAACATGACCTTTTTACTATCACTGGGTTCCCAAGTTAACGTCACTGAAGTTGGCATTACCACTG TGTGCCTTCCACAGCTGACAGGATACCAGTGTAGGTGTGAGGACCAGTATCGCTGGTCATGTGACAAGTGTGCCACCTACGGACATTGTTCTAACATTACAACTGACACGTGCAGCTGCATCAACGCCATTCCTGCAGACGGACAGTTCTGTCAGTCAGTACTTCAACAAA ACTTTACAACCTGTCCTCCAACAACACTCCCTCCGATGACAACAACAG TTGccaacacaacagcattcaCCAGTCAGAGTAGCACTGCAAACCTGACCACAACACCCA TCCTTCCAGTATTTTATTACCTCATCGAGATTGAGGTGAACACCACCAATGTTGCAGCGTTGGAACAACTGAGATCTATTCTCAGTAGCAACATTttccccatcatcatcaacaaccTGATTCAAATCACAGATGTCAACATCTCTACTG TTTGCTACCCAGTGGCTACAGGATACCAGTGTAGGTGTGAGGACCAGTATCGCTGGTCATGTGACAAGTGTGCCACCTACGGACATTGTTCTAACATTACAACTGACACGTGCAGCTGCATCAACGCCATTCCTACAGACGGACAGTTCTGTCAGTCAGTACTTCATCAAA ACTTTACAACCTGTCCTCCAACAACACTCCCTCCGATGTCAACAACAG TTGccaacacaacagcattcaCCAGTCAGAGTAGCACTGCAAAGCTGACCACAACACCCA TTGccaacacaacagcattcaCCAGTCAGAGTAGCACTGCAAACCTGACCACAACACCCA TCCTTCCAGTATTTTATTACCTCATCGAGATTGAGGTGAACACCACCAATGTTGCAGCGTTGGAACAACTGAGATCTATTCTCAGTAGCAACATTttccccatcatcatcaacaaccTGATTCAAATCACAGATGTCAACATCTCTACTG TTTGCTACCCAGTGGCTACAGGATACCAGTGTAGGTGTGAGGACCAGTATCGCTGGTCATGTGACAAGTGTGCCACCTACGGACATTGTTCTAACATTACAACTGACACGTGCAGCTGCATCAACGCCATTCCTGCAGACGGACAGTTCTGTCAGTCAGTACTTCAACAAA ACTTTACAACCTGTCCTCCAACAACACTCCCTCCGATGACAACAACAG TTGccaacacaacagcattcaCCAGTCAGAGTAGCACTGCAAACCTGACCACAACACCCA TCCTTCCAGTATTTTATTACCTCATCGACATTGAGGTGAACACCACCAATGTTGCAGCGTTGGAACAACTGAGATCTATTCTCAGTAGCAACATTttccccatcatcatcaacaaccTGATTCAAATCACAGATGTCAACATCTCTACTG TTTGCTACCCAGTGGCTACTGGATACCAGTGTAGGTGTGAGGACCAGTATCGCTGGTCATGTGACAAGTGTGCCACCTACGAACATTGTTCTAACATTACAACTGACACGTGCAGCTGCATCAACGCCATTCCTGCAGACGGACAGTTCTGTCAGTCAGTACTCCAACAAA ACTTTACAACCTGTCCTCCAACAACACTCCCTCCGATGACAACAACAG ATGCTTCCACAACAGATTTGACAATACAGCAGAACACCACCCTGACCCCCACAACCCAGCAGACCACTACCCTGACCCCCACAACCCAGCAGAACACTACCCTGACCCCCACAACCCAACAGAACACTACCCTGACCCCCACAACCCAGCAGAACACTACCCTGACCCCCACAACCCAGCGGAACACTACCCTGACCCCCACAACCCAGCAGAACACTACCCTGACCCCCACAACCCAACAGAACACTACCTTGACCCCCACAACCCAGCAGAACACTACCCTGACCCCCACAACCCAACAGAACACTACCCTGACCCCCACAACCCAACAGAACACTACCCTGACCCCCACAACCCTGCAGACCACTACCCTGAAGCCCACAACCCAGCAGAACACTACCCTGACCCCCACAACCCAACAGAACACTACCCTGACCCCCACAACCCAGCAGAACACTACCCTGACCCCCACAACCCAGCAGAATACTACCTTCACCCCTACATCACAACAGACCCCAGCAACCA ACTCAACAACATTGGCACCAACAACAATATCGACCAAAGCTA TAACCCCAATATCCCCCACAACCCCAGGCACCACCTTGCCCCCCACAACCCCAGGCACCAACTTGCCCCCCACATCAG GTTCTGTAGGAAATGTGTGGAACATGCAGTTCAGTTTGAATAGGAAGTTTACAGATGACCTAAATGACATTACAAGCTCTGCATACAATAGTTTAAAAAGCGGGATTGAATCAAAG ctccagcagcagtaTGGGAAAACTCCAGGTTTTGTATCTGCAACTTTAAAGCAATTCAG GTCGGGAAGTGTGATTGTGGACTTTGAAGTCGTAACGACTAACACAAACCTTGCTGATATCAAAAGTGTTGAATCAGGGCTCATAGCAGCTCTGGCACCTGACTTCATAGTTCAGAATGGCTCTTTTAAAATCACTTATAAAA GTCCTTTTCCCTTACCTTACACCCCCAAGCCCATGTACCCTGGGCCCACTCTGACGCTCACATGCGGCCCTCCTCCTGCTTTCATCGTGACGGGAGACTTGGGGGTTACATGGAAAGTTAAGGGAAAAGATATATCTGGCAATCCAAAATTTACCAGGGAAAACAACATACTGAAGGTTGAAAACACTAGGACTAGTGATACTG GTCTTTATGAATGCACTCTGAAGGGATCAAGCGTAGACTTCCATCAGACAGGAAATGTGACTGTTGAAGCTCCTAATGTCCGAGCCCCAACTCAAATCAACTCAAAGTGTGAGGTGGGAGGAATCACTCCTCTTGAGTGTTGTGTACAGACACCGTATGAAGTGCAGTGGATATACAAGTCCACAATTGTATCAG ATGGATTTGAAGAAAAAGATTCCTACTGCGTCACATATGATTTCCCTATGCCTGAAACTTGTGAAAATACAGAAACAAACATTTTCTGCCATGTCAAAAGTCCATCCGGCTATAGTGTAAAAACTAAACTGAAAATTTTTACAGAAG ATGTAACGTGTAATGATGCTAAGTTTGGcgatggaggagaaggggatgtATCAGAAATACAATGTGGACCTAAGAAAAATGGATACATTATTGCTTCTTGTGAGGGTGCTGTTTGGGTAGTCAAAAAGAACACTTGTGTTTTGACTGTGATTCTCAACCTACAGAACAACTCAGAG TCTTTACAGGCGGAAGGGGTTCTTGATTTTGTCAATGATCTTCAAAATGCTGCAGAGGAGAACCAAAAGGATATTGAAGATTCCACTGCCACTATATCCACCCTCGTTACGATTTTGAAGAATGTGGCGTCTGTTTCTACTAATGTCAGTCGCCCTGTTATGGAG GGTTTTCTTAAAACAGTTAATGTACTCATTTCAGAAGGAGCACAGGGTTCCTGGGGTCAGCTAAATGCCGATTCGTCTGGCAGCACTAGCAACACCAGCTCTATTTTACTGGGGTCCCTAGAAACCATCACTGGGGCTCTACAAGGGGAGCCCTTTGTCTTTAACACAAGCACCATGATCCTGACAAGAACTAACTTCAGTCAAAATTCCTTCAGCTCAGAACAGAGCTCCAGTGTTGGCTTACATATTCCACAGATTAACTCCAGCAACAACTTCATTAACACTATCGCCTTCTCCACCCTGAACAACGTCTTGCCTGCTAGAAATGGCAGAAATCAGACTGTCAACGGTACCATTATCAATGGAAACGTGCTGCTCGTTAAGTTAAACGGAACCGTCAGAAATGTCTCTCTGAGCTTTGAAAAATTGAATTTGAATAAATCATTAGCTAACGTTCAGTGTGTATTCTGGAACTTTGATCTGGAGGGATGGGATGATGAAGGATGTCATCTGCAGTCTGACAACAATGAAACCGTCACCTGTAACTGCAACCATCTGACTTCTTTCTCCATCCTAATGTCACCATCCAATGAAGGCTTCAATGATGAACAGCAAAATGTGTTGGACATCATCACCTACATTGGAGTGGGCATCTCCATGGGCAGCCTGGTTGTGTGTCTGATCATTGAAGCTTGTGTCTGGAAGAGCATGACCCGGAACAGCACCTCCTATATGCGTCACGTCTCCATAGTAAACATCGCCGTCTCTCTCTTGATAGCAGACATTTGGTTCATCATCGGAGCATCCATTTCAGCCAATCCAGGGGAAGACAAATATAATGCATGCAGCACGGCAACATTCTTCATTCACTTTTTCTACCTGTCCCTGTTCTTCTGGATGCTCATCTCAGGCCTCCTCCTGTTCTACAGGACCATCATGGTCTTCTCCCACATGTCAAAGTCCACCATGCTGGCCATTGGCTTCTCTGTGGGCTACGGAGCGCCTCTCATCATAGCTGTTGTCACGGTGGCTTCCACAGCCCCAAATGATACATACATAAGAAATGATACAGAGATGGCCTGCTGGCTGAACTGGGGCAGTAGCAAGGCTCTCCTGGCATTTGTGATCCCAGCCCTGAGTATAGTGCTCATCAACTTCTTAATCCTCATTGTGGTTCTGTACAAAATGCTGAGGAGAGGTGTTGGGGACACTGCCCAGCCTGATGAGAAGAACACACTCGTGGTCATCGCCAGGTGTCTGGCCATCCTCACGCCCTTCTTTGGTCTTACCTGGGCACTGGGAGTGGGAACATTGGTGGACTACACAAACTTTGGAACACATGTTGCTTTTGCTTTCTTCAATTCCTTACAG GGTTTCTTCATTTTGGTGTTTGGAACACTTTTAGATAGCAAG ATCAGGGCAGCAATAACTAGACTGTTCCGAGGAGCCAGTGGAAGCTCCCAGGGTACCGGG ACTCGCAGCACCAGCGCTGGGCCATCCTCCTTCAGTGCCTTGGACATACTCAGAAGAATGCGGAGAAGAA ACGTCTACAACGTCTCTGAAGTTGCAAACACCAGCAGCTCTGCTGCTACAGAGTCTTTCATCAACATCTGA
- the LOC124469226 gene encoding adhesion G protein-coupled receptor F5-like isoform X5 has translation MSWWSLAPPILTKGLLLRMALLKNAALVLVLTVTCYVLETRKFTAISRTISQENYTVEVLPHFRGKRAVQTNQWLYIIDIEMNVSDMKTIQDFKSFVNSSSVPILLNNNTAITEIGITTVCLPTASGFQCKCEDQFAWPYQSCITYGACDNIVSGPCGCINSLPLDGTFCQPKSTLLSAVEYTIDVELNVTDLATVEKLKVLFGNMTFLLSLGSQVNVTEVGITTVCLPQLTGYQCRCEDQYRWSCDKCATYGHCSNITTDTCSCINAIPADGQFCQSVLQQNFTTCPPTTLPPMTTTVANTTAFTSQSSTANLTTTPILPVFYYLIEIEVNTTNVAALEQLRSILSSNIFPIIINNLIQITDVNISTVCYPVATGYQCRCEDQYRWSCDKCATYGHCSNITTDTCSCINAIPTDGQFCQSVLHQNFTTCPPTTLPPMSTTVANTTAFTSQSSTAKLTTTPIANTTAFTSQSSTANLTTTPIANTTAFTSQSSTANLTTTPILPVFYYLIDIEVNTTNVAALEQLRSILSSNIFPIIINNLIQITDVNISTVCYPVATGYQCRCEDQYRWSCDKCATYEHCSNITTDTCSCINAIPADGQFCQSVLQQNFTTCPPTTLPPMTTTDASTTDLTIQQNTTLTPTTQQTTTLTPTTQQNTTLTPTTQQNTTLTPTTQQNTTLTPTTQRNTTLTPTTQQNTTLTPTTQQNTTLTPTTQQNTTLTPTTQQNTTLTPTTQQNTTLTPTTLQTTTLKPTTQQNTTLTPTTQQNTTLTPTTQQNTTLTPTTQQNTTFTPTSQQTPATNSTTLAPTTISTKAITPISPTTPGTTLPPTTPGTNLPPTSGSVGNVWNMQFSLNRKFTDDLNDITSSAYNSLKSGIESKLQQQYGKTPGFVSATLKQFRSGSVIVDFEVVTTNTNLADIKSVESGLIAALAPDFIVQNGSFKITYKSPFPLPYTPKPMYPGPTLTLTCGPPPAFIVTGDLGVTWKVKGKDISGNPKFTRENNILKVENTRTSDTGLYECTLKGSSVDFHQTGNVTVEAPNVRAPTQINSKCEVGGITPLECCVQTPYEVQWIYKSTIVSDGFEEKDSYCVTYDFPMPETCENTETNIFCHVKSPSGYSVKTKLKIFTEDVTCNDAKFGDGGEGDVSEIQCGPKKNGYIIASCEGAVWVVKKNTCVLTVILNLQNNSESLQAEGVLDFVNDLQNAAEENQKDIEDSTATISTLVTILKNVASVSTNVSRPVMEGFLKTVNVLISEGAQGSWGQLNADSSGSTSNTSSILLGSLETITGALQGEPFVFNTSTMILTRTNFSQNSFSSEQSSSVGLHIPQINSSNNFINTIAFSTLNNVLPARNGRNQTVNGTIINGNVLLVKLNGTVRNVSLSFEKLNLNKSLANVQCVFWNFDLEGWDDEGCHLQSDNNETVTCNCNHLTSFSILMSPSNEGFNDEQQNVLDIITYIGVGISMGSLVVCLIIEACVWKSMTRNSTSYMRHVSIVNIAVSLLIADIWFIIGASISANPGEDKYNACSTATFFIHFFYLSLFFWMLISGLLLFYRTIMVFSHMSKSTMLAIGFSVGYGAPLIIAVVTVASTAPNDTYIRNDTEMACWLNWGSSKALLAFVIPALSIVLINFLILIVVLYKMLRRGVGDTAQPDEKNTLVVIARCLAILTPFFGLTWALGVGTLVDYTNFGTHVAFAFFNSLQGFFILVFGTLLDSKIRAAITRLFRGASGSSQGTGTRSTSAGPSSFSALDILRRMRRRNVYNVSEVANTSSSAATESFINI, from the exons ATGTCATGGTGGTCGCTGGCACCTCCAATCCTGACAAAAGGGTTATTGTTAAG AATGGCCCTGCTAAAGAATGCAGCTCTGGTCCTGGTTCTTACGGTGACATGCTATGTTTTGGAAACAAGAAAATTCACTGCCATTTCAAGGACCATTTCCCAG GAGAATTACACTGTAGAAGTATTGCCCCATTTTAGGGGGAAAAGAGCAG TCCAAACAAATCAATGGCTCTACATCATCGATATTGAAATGAATGTATCTGACATGAAAACTATACAAGACTTTAAGTCCTTTGTGAACTCCTCAAGTGTCCCCATATTGCTCAACAACAACACGGCGATCACAGAGATCGGCATTACAACAG tgtGCCTGCCCACTGCCTCTGGCTTCCAGTGCAAATGTGAGGACCAGTTTGCTTGGCCATATCAGAGCTGCATCACCTACGGAGCCTGTGACAACATCGTCAGCGGCCCTTGTGGATGCATCAACAGTCTCCCCCTGGATGGAACGTTCTGCCAGCCAAAATCAA CCCTGCTATCAGCAGTCGAGTACACCATAGACGTCGAGCTAAACGTCACTGACTTGGCTACAGTTGAAAAACTAAAGGTTTTATTTGGCAACATGACCTTTTTACTATCACTGGGTTCCCAAGTTAACGTCACTGAAGTTGGCATTACCACTG TGTGCCTTCCACAGCTGACAGGATACCAGTGTAGGTGTGAGGACCAGTATCGCTGGTCATGTGACAAGTGTGCCACCTACGGACATTGTTCTAACATTACAACTGACACGTGCAGCTGCATCAACGCCATTCCTGCAGACGGACAGTTCTGTCAGTCAGTACTTCAACAAA ACTTTACAACCTGTCCTCCAACAACACTCCCTCCGATGACAACAACAG TTGccaacacaacagcattcaCCAGTCAGAGTAGCACTGCAAACCTGACCACAACACCCA TCCTTCCAGTATTTTATTACCTCATCGAGATTGAGGTGAACACCACCAATGTTGCAGCGTTGGAACAACTGAGATCTATTCTCAGTAGCAACATTttccccatcatcatcaacaaccTGATTCAAATCACAGATGTCAACATCTCTACTG TTTGCTACCCAGTGGCTACAGGATACCAGTGTAGGTGTGAGGACCAGTATCGCTGGTCATGTGACAAGTGTGCCACCTACGGACATTGTTCTAACATTACAACTGACACGTGCAGCTGCATCAACGCCATTCCTACAGACGGACAGTTCTGTCAGTCAGTACTTCATCAAA ACTTTACAACCTGTCCTCCAACAACACTCCCTCCGATGTCAACAACAG TTGccaacacaacagcattcaCCAGTCAGAGTAGCACTGCAAAGCTGACCACAACACCCA TTGccaacacaacagcattcaCCAGTCAGAGTAGCACTGCAAACCTGACCACAACACCCA TTGccaacacaacagcattcaCCAGTCAGAGTAGCACTGCAAACCTGACCACAACACCCA TCCTTCCAGTATTTTATTACCTCATCGACATTGAGGTGAACACCACCAATGTTGCAGCGTTGGAACAACTGAGATCTATTCTCAGTAGCAACATTttccccatcatcatcaacaaccTGATTCAAATCACAGATGTCAACATCTCTACTG TTTGCTACCCAGTGGCTACTGGATACCAGTGTAGGTGTGAGGACCAGTATCGCTGGTCATGTGACAAGTGTGCCACCTACGAACATTGTTCTAACATTACAACTGACACGTGCAGCTGCATCAACGCCATTCCTGCAGACGGACAGTTCTGTCAGTCAGTACTCCAACAAA ACTTTACAACCTGTCCTCCAACAACACTCCCTCCGATGACAACAACAG ATGCTTCCACAACAGATTTGACAATACAGCAGAACACCACCCTGACCCCCACAACCCAGCAGACCACTACCCTGACCCCCACAACCCAGCAGAACACTACCCTGACCCCCACAACCCAACAGAACACTACCCTGACCCCCACAACCCAGCAGAACACTACCCTGACCCCCACAACCCAGCGGAACACTACCCTGACCCCCACAACCCAGCAGAACACTACCCTGACCCCCACAACCCAACAGAACACTACCTTGACCCCCACAACCCAGCAGAACACTACCCTGACCCCCACAACCCAACAGAACACTACCCTGACCCCCACAACCCAACAGAACACTACCCTGACCCCCACAACCCTGCAGACCACTACCCTGAAGCCCACAACCCAGCAGAACACTACCCTGACCCCCACAACCCAACAGAACACTACCCTGACCCCCACAACCCAGCAGAACACTACCCTGACCCCCACAACCCAGCAGAATACTACCTTCACCCCTACATCACAACAGACCCCAGCAACCA ACTCAACAACATTGGCACCAACAACAATATCGACCAAAGCTA TAACCCCAATATCCCCCACAACCCCAGGCACCACCTTGCCCCCCACAACCCCAGGCACCAACTTGCCCCCCACATCAG GTTCTGTAGGAAATGTGTGGAACATGCAGTTCAGTTTGAATAGGAAGTTTACAGATGACCTAAATGACATTACAAGCTCTGCATACAATAGTTTAAAAAGCGGGATTGAATCAAAG ctccagcagcagtaTGGGAAAACTCCAGGTTTTGTATCTGCAACTTTAAAGCAATTCAG GTCGGGAAGTGTGATTGTGGACTTTGAAGTCGTAACGACTAACACAAACCTTGCTGATATCAAAAGTGTTGAATCAGGGCTCATAGCAGCTCTGGCACCTGACTTCATAGTTCAGAATGGCTCTTTTAAAATCACTTATAAAA GTCCTTTTCCCTTACCTTACACCCCCAAGCCCATGTACCCTGGGCCCACTCTGACGCTCACATGCGGCCCTCCTCCTGCTTTCATCGTGACGGGAGACTTGGGGGTTACATGGAAAGTTAAGGGAAAAGATATATCTGGCAATCCAAAATTTACCAGGGAAAACAACATACTGAAGGTTGAAAACACTAGGACTAGTGATACTG GTCTTTATGAATGCACTCTGAAGGGATCAAGCGTAGACTTCCATCAGACAGGAAATGTGACTGTTGAAGCTCCTAATGTCCGAGCCCCAACTCAAATCAACTCAAAGTGTGAGGTGGGAGGAATCACTCCTCTTGAGTGTTGTGTACAGACACCGTATGAAGTGCAGTGGATATACAAGTCCACAATTGTATCAG ATGGATTTGAAGAAAAAGATTCCTACTGCGTCACATATGATTTCCCTATGCCTGAAACTTGTGAAAATACAGAAACAAACATTTTCTGCCATGTCAAAAGTCCATCCGGCTATAGTGTAAAAACTAAACTGAAAATTTTTACAGAAG ATGTAACGTGTAATGATGCTAAGTTTGGcgatggaggagaaggggatgtATCAGAAATACAATGTGGACCTAAGAAAAATGGATACATTATTGCTTCTTGTGAGGGTGCTGTTTGGGTAGTCAAAAAGAACACTTGTGTTTTGACTGTGATTCTCAACCTACAGAACAACTCAGAG TCTTTACAGGCGGAAGGGGTTCTTGATTTTGTCAATGATCTTCAAAATGCTGCAGAGGAGAACCAAAAGGATATTGAAGATTCCACTGCCACTATATCCACCCTCGTTACGATTTTGAAGAATGTGGCGTCTGTTTCTACTAATGTCAGTCGCCCTGTTATGGAG GGTTTTCTTAAAACAGTTAATGTACTCATTTCAGAAGGAGCACAGGGTTCCTGGGGTCAGCTAAATGCCGATTCGTCTGGCAGCACTAGCAACACCAGCTCTATTTTACTGGGGTCCCTAGAAACCATCACTGGGGCTCTACAAGGGGAGCCCTTTGTCTTTAACACAAGCACCATGATCCTGACAAGAACTAACTTCAGTCAAAATTCCTTCAGCTCAGAACAGAGCTCCAGTGTTGGCTTACATATTCCACAGATTAACTCCAGCAACAACTTCATTAACACTATCGCCTTCTCCACCCTGAACAACGTCTTGCCTGCTAGAAATGGCAGAAATCAGACTGTCAACGGTACCATTATCAATGGAAACGTGCTGCTCGTTAAGTTAAACGGAACCGTCAGAAATGTCTCTCTGAGCTTTGAAAAATTGAATTTGAATAAATCATTAGCTAACGTTCAGTGTGTATTCTGGAACTTTGATCTGGAGGGATGGGATGATGAAGGATGTCATCTGCAGTCTGACAACAATGAAACCGTCACCTGTAACTGCAACCATCTGACTTCTTTCTCCATCCTAATGTCACCATCCAATGAAGGCTTCAATGATGAACAGCAAAATGTGTTGGACATCATCACCTACATTGGAGTGGGCATCTCCATGGGCAGCCTGGTTGTGTGTCTGATCATTGAAGCTTGTGTCTGGAAGAGCATGACCCGGAACAGCACCTCCTATATGCGTCACGTCTCCATAGTAAACATCGCCGTCTCTCTCTTGATAGCAGACATTTGGTTCATCATCGGAGCATCCATTTCAGCCAATCCAGGGGAAGACAAATATAATGCATGCAGCACGGCAACATTCTTCATTCACTTTTTCTACCTGTCCCTGTTCTTCTGGATGCTCATCTCAGGCCTCCTCCTGTTCTACAGGACCATCATGGTCTTCTCCCACATGTCAAAGTCCACCATGCTGGCCATTGGCTTCTCTGTGGGCTACGGAGCGCCTCTCATCATAGCTGTTGTCACGGTGGCTTCCACAGCCCCAAATGATACATACATAAGAAATGATACAGAGATGGCCTGCTGGCTGAACTGGGGCAGTAGCAAGGCTCTCCTGGCATTTGTGATCCCAGCCCTGAGTATAGTGCTCATCAACTTCTTAATCCTCATTGTGGTTCTGTACAAAATGCTGAGGAGAGGTGTTGGGGACACTGCCCAGCCTGATGAGAAGAACACACTCGTGGTCATCGCCAGGTGTCTGGCCATCCTCACGCCCTTCTTTGGTCTTACCTGGGCACTGGGAGTGGGAACATTGGTGGACTACACAAACTTTGGAACACATGTTGCTTTTGCTTTCTTCAATTCCTTACAG GGTTTCTTCATTTTGGTGTTTGGAACACTTTTAGATAGCAAG ATCAGGGCAGCAATAACTAGACTGTTCCGAGGAGCCAGTGGAAGCTCCCAGGGTACCGGG ACTCGCAGCACCAGCGCTGGGCCATCCTCCTTCAGTGCCTTGGACATACTCAGAAGAATGCGGAGAAGAA ACGTCTACAACGTCTCTGAAGTTGCAAACACCAGCAGCTCTGCTGCTACAGAGTCTTTCATCAACATCTGA